One genomic window of Cannabis sativa cultivar Pink pepper isolate KNU-18-1 chromosome 2, ASM2916894v1, whole genome shotgun sequence includes the following:
- the LOC133034286 gene encoding uncharacterized protein LOC133034286: MLSPQGRGAREDDLFTEEKMALIPNSLKWMIHEFLRLKDKRDIITIPVPQGFIAPRTQITLSGEDLQQVATCDYIGNQGMLFGMMHIWESINGLRKIFKFYDPELLIVHGINDEEKSQSFDDAARRLANWLSLMNNNHQMFFIPWNIGMHWTLVVVMPRKIIHLNPISGRPILEVIEQMIGR, translated from the exons atgctttctccacaaggccgtggtgcacgggaagatgacttgttcacggaagagaagatggcgttgatccctaattcgctaaaatggatgattcatgaattcctgaggctcaaagataaacgtgatataatcacaattcctgtcccccaaggattcattgcaccgcgtacccagatcacgttatctggagaggatttgcagcaggttgctacgtgtgactacatcggcaaccagggaatgctgtttggaatgat gcacatatgggagagcatcaacggtctgagaaaaattttcaagttttacgacccagagcttctcatagtgcatgggatcaacgatgaagaaaagagtcagtcttttgacgatgcggcaagacgattggctaattggttatcattaatgaacaacaaccaccaaatgttctttattccttggaatatcgg gatgcattggacgctagtggtggttatgccaaggaaaattatccatttaaaccctatAAGCGGCCGCCCAATTCTCGAAGTAATAGAACAAATGAttggaaggtaa